One stretch of Candidatus Korarchaeota archaeon NZ13-K DNA includes these proteins:
- a CDS encoding 4-demethylwyosine synthase TYW1 → MLSALVTTPSHVRRLMEKQGYKFILNHSALKPCYWFRKSIMEGRTCYKNKFFGIPTWRCIQMSPTASFCNLQCSYCWRLNASDVPSRSRWVEVPEGTWDDPEEIVEESIRIQRMLIQGYKGVKVFRRDWVMEAEEPKHAAISLTGEPMLYPRIGGLVEAFSKRGMTTFIVTNGTLPERIEGMEKEPTQLYVTVPAPFERLYAEITRPLWPDAWSRLLRTLELLQSLSCPTVMRIPLIKGFNMDDKTLEGFSKLVERYQPTYVEPKAYEWVGYSRRRLSKENMPWHHEVKEFALRLAALTGYNVLDESEESGIVLLSRLERAIRFY, encoded by the coding sequence ATGTTGAGTGCCCTAGTGACCACGCCGAGTCATGTCAGGAGGCTAATGGAGAAGCAGGGATACAAGTTCATACTTAACCATTCGGCCCTGAAGCCATGCTACTGGTTCAGGAAGTCGATTATGGAGGGGAGAACCTGCTATAAGAACAAATTCTTCGGAATTCCCACTTGGAGATGCATCCAGATGAGCCCCACGGCCTCCTTCTGCAACCTGCAGTGCAGCTACTGCTGGAGGCTCAACGCTAGCGATGTCCCCTCCCGCAGCAGGTGGGTGGAGGTGCCGGAGGGGACGTGGGACGATCCTGAGGAGATAGTTGAGGAGAGCATAAGGATCCAGAGGATGCTGATCCAGGGTTACAAGGGCGTGAAGGTCTTCAGGAGGGATTGGGTGATGGAGGCGGAGGAGCCGAAGCACGCAGCGATCTCCCTCACGGGGGAGCCTATGCTCTACCCCAGGATAGGAGGGCTAGTGGAGGCCTTCTCCAAGAGGGGGATGACCACCTTCATAGTCACGAACGGGACGCTCCCCGAGAGGATAGAGGGTATGGAGAAGGAGCCCACCCAACTCTACGTAACGGTTCCGGCCCCCTTCGAGAGGTTGTATGCTGAAATAACCAGACCGCTCTGGCCCGACGCCTGGAGCAGGCTTCTCAGGACGCTAGAGCTCCTCCAATCCCTTTCCTGTCCGACGGTGATGAGGATACCGCTGATAAAGGGTTTCAACATGGATGATAAGACTCTGGAGGGCTTCTCCAAGCTGGTGGAGAGGTACCAACCGACTTACGTCGAGCCCAAAGCATATGAATGGGTGGGCTACTCGAGGAGAAGGCTCTCCAAGGAGAACATGCCTTGGCACCATGAGGTCAAGGAGTTCGCCCTGAGGCTGGCCGCGCTCACGGGCTATAACGTGCTGGACGAGTCTGAGGAGAGCGGCATAGTGCTTCTGTCGAGGTTGGAGAGGGCCATTAGGTTCTACTGA
- the pyrH gene encoding UMP kinase, with product MVLLLGGRVFEGILDEGPRRPLEVAEMIRELRNNLSIAVVTGGSDVARRYIEAVSRAGGSKYMQDYAGILVTRLHALLMISALGDLAYPKVVESYEEAALAVAMRKIPVSGGIHPGYSTDTVAAIMAERLGFDTLVKMTGVDGIYEEDPRVNPSARRIEELSYDELERIVMGKSYDPGKYELLDVTSIKVLRRSSIRTIILSADDPSALMSLLEGRKVGSLVR from the coding sequence ATGGTCCTTCTACTGGGAGGGAGGGTCTTCGAGGGGATACTCGATGAGGGCCCCAGGAGACCGCTCGAAGTGGCTGAGATGATCAGGGAACTCAGGAACAACCTCAGCATCGCTGTGGTGACGGGAGGAAGCGATGTCGCCAGGAGATACATAGAGGCAGTGAGCAGGGCGGGAGGGAGCAAGTACATGCAGGACTATGCCGGAATACTTGTGACCAGGCTTCACGCCCTGCTCATGATATCGGCCCTGGGAGATCTAGCCTACCCCAAGGTCGTGGAGAGTTATGAGGAGGCCGCTCTGGCGGTCGCCATGCGCAAGATACCCGTGTCCGGCGGGATTCATCCTGGATACTCCACAGATACTGTGGCTGCAATAATGGCTGAGAGGCTCGGATTCGACACCCTCGTGAAGATGACCGGTGTCGATGGCATTTACGAGGAGGATCCGAGGGTCAACCCATCGGCTAGGAGGATAGAGGAGCTGAGCTACGATGAGCTGGAGAGGATCGTTATGGGGAAATCATACGATCCCGGGAAGTATGAGCTTCTTGACGTAACATCGATAAAAGTGCTGAGGAGATCGTCGATAAGGACAATAATTTTAAGTGCTGATGATCCGAGCGCCCTCATGAGCCTGCTGGAGGGCAGGAAAGTGGGGAGCCTAGTGAGGTGA